A window of Flammeovirga kamogawensis genomic DNA:
TGGGAATATAACTGAAAAAGCTGCAAAAGAAACAGGCATACCTGTACAGTTACCCGTAATTTCTACAGCTTCAGATAAAGCGTGTGAATTGTTAGGTACGGGAACTTATACATCTAATGTAGGGTGCTTGAGTTTTGGGACAACAGCAACTTTCTCTACTAATATCAAAAAATATAAAGAGATTATCCCCTATTTCCCTCCATATACCAGTGCTATAAAAGGGTGTTTTAATACTGAAATAATGGTTTATAGAGGCTATTGGATGGTTAGCTGGTTTAAAAAAGAATTTGGAAGTAGAGAGGTTTTACAAGCTGAAGAACTTGGTATTGCAGCTGAATCAATTTTTGATGAAATGATCAAGGATATTCCTGCCGGTGCAATGGGACTAACACTTCAACCTTTTTGGTCGCCAGGAATTAAATCACCAGGAAAAGAAGCAAAAGGAAGTATTATTGGTTTTGGTGATGTACATACCAAAGCTCATATTTATAAAGCAATTTTAGAAGGTATTGGATATGCTTTAAGAAATGGAGCTGAGCAGACTCAAGAAAAAACAGGAAATAAAATTACTGAATTAAGAATTTCTGGAGGAGGTTCTCAAAGTGATGAAGCCATGCAGCTTACTGCTAATATTTTTAACCTACCAACACACCGTCCGCATACCTTCGAAACTTCTGCTTTAGGGGCTGCTATGTTAGGGTTTATAGGACTGGGTTTACATACTTATGAAAGTGCCATAAAAGAAATGACACATATAAAAAAGACGTTCTACCCTAATAAAAAAGAAGTAGCAATTTATGATCAATTGTACAAAGATGTCTACCTACAAATGTACCCTCGTTTAAAACCTATCTACGAAAAAATTCAAAAAATTACAGGCTATCCTAAAATCTAGTTCTAATATACGTTGCTCTTTTATATCTTCGCCTTATGAGTATCAAAGTAGAGAATTTGACAAAAGTGTACGGTGAACAAAAAGCCGTTAATAATATCAGTTTTGAAGCAAAGCCAGGAGAGATTTTAGGTTTTCTAGGACCAAACGGTGCAGGAAAATCTACAACAATGAAAATTGCTACCTGTTATGTTCCTCCTACAGAAGGAACAATTAAAATTTGCGACTATGATGTTGTCGAAAACCCTATCGAGGTACGTAAAATGGTAGGGTATTTACCAGAACACAATCCTCTTTATTTAGATATGTATGTCAGAGAATATTTAGAATATTCAGCTGCTATATACAATATAAAAGGGCAGAAAAGAAAGCAACGTGTAGACGAGATGATTGAGCTTACTGGTCTTACTCGTGAACGCAAAAAGAAAATTGGAGCTTTATCAAAAGGGTATAGACAGCGTGTTGGCCTTGCTCAAGCTTTAATACACGATCCTGAAGTGCTTATTCTAGATGAACCTACTACAGGTCTCGATCCCATTCAATTAGAAGATATTCGTGCTTTAATAAAAAAAGTAAGTCAGAATAAAACTGTTATGCTTTCTACGCACATAATGCAAGAAGTACAAATACTTTGCGACCGTGTTGTTATTATTAGAAAAGGTGATTTAGTTGCCGACGATAAAGTAGAAAACTTACGTCATTATGGAGCAAAAACAGCACTAAACCTTAAATTTGAATCGCCTACTTCTGCTGCTTTTTTATCAAGTATTGAAGGTGTAGAAAAAATTGAAATTATAGACCCTGCCAACGTTCTTGTTTACTATGCCAACGATTTAGATTTAAGAGGTGATATTTTCAGAAAATCAGCAACTGAAAATCAAGCCATTATAGAAATGAATATGCAGATTCAATCTATGGAAGAAATCTTTACACAGTTAGCTCAAGGTTAATAAAACACACTCTCTACTTGATAACATAATTTAAAAAATGAGTGTCAATGTTAGCGAATAACAATAAATGAATTTGTCTTCATTTTAGCCACTACCGTTTCATAAATCAAACATTAACACTGATTTATGAAAAAGCTACAATACTTATTTCTATTTCTAAGTCTAATTTTATTATCTGTAATTTCCAATACTATTCATGCTAAAATTAGTAATGATATAGTTATTCCTGTTGGAGATTCTCAACTCCTACCTTCTTTAGATGTTAGTGGGAGAACTCATTATATTATCCAAGGTACTTTAACTATTAATGGAGATGTTAACGTAACAGGTAACGGACAAATTACTGTTGATGGCGGTGAGTTAATTATTTATGGCAACCTAAAAGCTGCCGGAAATGGAGTTGTACTTGTAGATGGCGGTGATCTATATGTTGATCGTATAATTAAGCCTGGTAATGGAGAAGTTACAACAATTAACGGAGGTGAAATACACCATACTTCAGATCTTCCTGTAGAATTAATTAGTTATAATATTGAAGTTGATAAAAATAAAAATGTAGATATTTATTGGGAAAC
This region includes:
- a CDS encoding FGGY-family carbohydrate kinase, whose translation is MILSIDAGTQSIRASIIDKKGNICALVKTPITPYFSHKAGWAEQNPAYYWDVFCTTTQQLFNENTSLKEQLLGITVTTQRGTVINVDKEGNPLRPAILWLDQRKAKVEAFPNWWLRTAMKGIGIYSIVEHAITESEANWIRQNEADIWNKTHKFLFLSGYFHYQLTNRFIETKGNMVGYVPFDHKTGDWASKRDVKSKMFPIALNKLPELIDVGEVIGNITEKAAKETGIPVQLPVISTASDKACELLGTGTYTSNVGCLSFGTTATFSTNIKKYKEIIPYFPPYTSAIKGCFNTEIMVYRGYWMVSWFKKEFGSREVLQAEELGIAAESIFDEMIKDIPAGAMGLTLQPFWSPGIKSPGKEAKGSIIGFGDVHTKAHIYKAILEGIGYALRNGAEQTQEKTGNKITELRISGGGSQSDEAMQLTANIFNLPTHRPHTFETSALGAAMLGFIGLGLHTYESAIKEMTHIKKTFYPNKKEVAIYDQLYKDVYLQMYPRLKPIYEKIQKITGYPKI
- the gldA gene encoding gliding motility-associated ABC transporter ATP-binding subunit GldA, whose product is MSIKVENLTKVYGEQKAVNNISFEAKPGEILGFLGPNGAGKSTTMKIATCYVPPTEGTIKICDYDVVENPIEVRKMVGYLPEHNPLYLDMYVREYLEYSAAIYNIKGQKRKQRVDEMIELTGLTRERKKKIGALSKGYRQRVGLAQALIHDPEVLILDEPTTGLDPIQLEDIRALIKKVSQNKTVMLSTHIMQEVQILCDRVVIIRKGDLVADDKVENLRHYGAKTALNLKFESPTSAAFLSSIEGVEKIEIIDPANVLVYYANDLDLRGDIFRKSATENQAIIEMNMQIQSMEEIFTQLAQG